A genome region from Strigops habroptila isolate Jane chromosome 12, bStrHab1.2.pri, whole genome shotgun sequence includes the following:
- the CRYBG2 gene encoding beta/gamma crystallin domain-containing protein 2, with amino-acid sequence MDSSFRHTKARGFVSSAELSMKQSSAGAPGPEGRSRFQKVSLVSRRLESTGNVRGREGSPSRVSLLLQAWEREIVEKTAPGSTTLPRSSSVNLLKDFTAHGPVFSQVYSPAQRPRRQDERGKVGADGDGIPPPGGPPRDMPVHRESYVHGTLLPTRPAELSTAAPGQAPGARCAPGCAPALPRARQVTVLRTGRDAAGTEPALAEGREAQSGMHDAAGATKAPPQQEMHKENSSGFAGATTGSESSPSSMEDTRLLTEGSPGEKHSPQTEATPVNATLRDGDRPADPQTSITSSPQCPSAGASGQADPAGAGEGSTAVRDGTISAMPPRTESPPGAGGTPENPSLEASDGPEPSSEASPKAELELGGGKMTGDPQGTAQEPKSSPELPDKPPDPDPPAETPPDAAEEDPELLVDMEIFVDTLRNMEPSEMRKAPKTPRQPRPSSLGRCAALPPIEEDRVAPRATISLPEALRELLARGPAGRQEEIPEEEIENPYLSPDEQAPVGTLNGVPRDSVASNGRVEGGSLLGTLGQVGAEEKAKPAAERSLLFRGNVLKGMALLSHFLEHRAAVADEGKPYSRLDNSVLYSRFVSPSTAPLELPGRDGGVTGSPTPEDHNGLGPGDHPSPEMAMLEPPSPVIEEPESTMALWPTDVLQEDKEGFEKINTRPGKIILFSEAGFAGKKREIWGDVPDATSWELSHTISIRVIRGGWVMYEKPRFHGRKCVLAEGDVEIDNPWTAYGQSGQPHRPFRIGSFKRVVRDYRTPEISLFVEENGEGARLKFTGSAEDTRTRGQALAAASIIVHSGLWLVYSKPFFDDDPYVLEPGGYPNLKAWGAKDPSICSMHPIRLGCPVVERPGEPQVLIYEAMGFQGRSFTISRDIYDLKCLPGPTLPTVGSLHVLGGCWVGYEKEGFRGHQYLLEEGEYRDWRQWGGYSKELMSLRLIRTDFSDPVLVLFEAMDFEEGPSVELSEALPDTQLAGYGTVTQSIHVLSGVWVAYEGTNFSGEQYILEKGVYRSCEDWGATDCRIASAQPILQVGEHNLHFVSKILLFSEPDFLGEHVAFEEDQDALPAAFVPRSCRVRGGSWILFDGQAFAGEQHVLSEGEYPTLSAMGCLSSTTIRSLKKVPVFFSEPSIFLHGLECFEGKEIELNNEVRSLQAEGFNNHVLSVRVKGGIWVLCEHGDFRGRQWLLDCTEITNWLTYSGLQHVGSLYPIRQRRIYFRIRNRELELYLSVPDDVEDMKAGRVVVSSLSEESSSIWYYEDGLIKNQVAPNMSLQVIGPAGKGAKAVLWSKNRMPRQTWSIDSQGRIHSQMFEDMILDIKGGRSYDRDHAIVWDVAEERPTQTWDIEVL; translated from the exons ATGGATTCCTCATTCCGGCACACCAAGGCCAGGGGCTTCGTGTCCAGTGCAGAGCTGAGCATGAAGCAGTCGTCGGCGGGTGCTCCAGGGCCCGAGGGCAGGTCCCGCTTCCAGAAGGTCTCACTGGTGTCCCGGCGGCTGGAGAGCACAGGGAACGTGCGGGGCCGGGAGGGGAGTCCCTCCCGTgtgtccctcctgctgcaggccTGGGAGCGGGAGATCGTGGAGAAGACGGCGCCCGGCTCCACCACCCTGCCTCGCTCGTCCTCTGTCAACCTCCTCAAGGACTTCACCGCGCACGGACCTGTCTTCTCGCAGGTGTATTCCCCTGCGCAGAGACCCCGGCGGCAGGACGAGAGGGGGAAGGTGGGAGCTGATGGTGACGGCATCCCCCCGCCCGGGGGTCCCCCCCGGGACATGCCCGTGCACAGGGAGAGCTACGTGCACGGCACCCTGCTCCCCACCCGACCTGCTGAGCTCAGCACGGCGGCGCCTGGGCAAGCTCCTGGTGCCCGGTGTGCGCCCGGCTGcgcccctgccctgcccagggcCAGGCAGGTCACCGTGCTGCGGacgggcagggatgcagccGGGACAGAGCCGGCACTGGCGGAGGGAAGGGAAGCCCAAAGCGGGATGCACGATGCTGCTGGTGCCACAAAGGCCCCGCCACAACAGGAGATGCACAAGGAGAACAGCAGTGGCTTTGCTGGGGCCACAACGGGCAGCGAGAGCTCACCAAGCAGTATGGAGGACACCAGGCTCCTGACTGAGGGATCCCCTGGGGAAAAACACTCGCCACAAACCGAAGCCACGCCAGTTAACGCAACCCTGAGAGACGGCGACAGGCCTGCGGACCCACAAACCAGTATAACCAGCTCCCCGCAGTGTCCCTCGGCTGGCGCCAGTGGCCAGGCTGACCCGGCTGGTGCGGGAGAGGGAAGCACAGCAGTCAGGGATGGCACCATTTCAGCAATGCCACCGAGGACAGAGAGCCCCCCAGGAGCTGGTGGCACCCCTGAAAACCCCTCCTTGGAGGCGAGTGATGGTCCAGAGCCTTCGTCTGAAGCATCTCCAAAGGCTGAGCTTGAGTTGGGTGGGGGCAAGATGACAGGGGACCCCCAGGGCACAGCCCAAGAGCCCAAGAGCAGCCCAGAACTCCCTGATAAGCCCCCGGACCCTGACCCCCCAGCTGAGACCCCTCCGGACGCGGCCGAGGAGGACCCTGAGCTGCTGGTGGACATGGAGATCTTTGTGGACACGCTACGCAACATGGAGCCCTCAGAGATGCGGAAGGCACCCAAGACCCCGCGCCAGCCCCGGCCATCGTCGCTGGGCcgctgtgctgctctgcctcccaTCGAGGAGGACCGCGTGGCCCCACGTGCCACCATCTCCCTGCCCGAGGCTCTGCGTGAGCTGCTGGCccggggcccggcggggcggcAGGAGGAGATCCCAGAGGAGGAGATCGAGAACCCCTACCTGAGCCCTGATGAGCAGGCGCCAGTAGGGACCCTCAATGGGGTGCCCAGGGACAGCGTGGCCAGCAATGGCCGGGTGGAGGGGGGCTCGCTCCTGGGGACACTGGGgcaggtgggagcagaggaaaaagccaAACCGGCAGCTGAGAGGAGCCTGCTCTTTCGAGGGAATGTCCTCAAGGGCATGGCGCTGCTCTCCCACTTCTTGGAGCACCGGGCAGCAGTGGCTGATGAGGGCAAGCCCTACTCACGCCTGGACAACAGCGTGCTCTACAGCCGCTTCGTCTCCCCCAGCACCGCCCCACTCGAGCTgcctggcagggatggaggggtCACGGGCTCGCCCACCCCTGAGGACCACAATGGGCTGGGCCCTGGTGACCACCCCAGCCCAGAGATGGCCATGCTGGAACCCCCAAGTCCTGTCATTGAAGAGCCAGAAAGCACCATGGCCCTGTGGCCCACTGATGTCCTG CAGGAGGACAAGGAGGGCTTCGAGAAGATCAACACAAGACCTGGCAAG ATCATCCTCTTCTCCGAAGCTGGCTTCGCAGGCAAGAAACGGGAGATCTGGGGCGACGTCCCCGATGCCACGTCCTGGGAGCTCTCACACACCATCTCCATTCGGGTCATCCGAGGCGG GTGGGTGATGTACGAGAAGCCGCGGTTCCACGGGCGCAAGTGTGTGCTGGCCGAGGGGGACGTGGAGATCGACAACCCCTGGACAGCCTATGGGCAGAGCGGGCAGCCCCACCGGCCCTTCCGCATCGGATCCTTCAAGAGGGTGGTGCGG GATTACCGGACCCCCGAGATCAGCCTGTTTGTGGAGGAGAATGGCGAAGGTGCCCGGCTCAAGTTCACTGGCTCGGCTGAGGATACCCGCACGCGGGGCCAGGCActtgctgctgcctccatcaTCGTCCACTCAGGCCT ATGGCTGGTTTACTCCAAGCCTTTCTTTGATGATGATCCCTACGTTCTGGAGCCAGGCGGCTATCCCAATTTAAAGGCTTGGGGAGCAAAGGACCCGTCCATCTGCTCCATGCACCCCATCAGGCTG gGCTGCCCTGTGGTGGAAAGACCCGGCGAGCCGCAG GTGCTCATCTATGAGGCCATGGGCTTCCAGGGTCGCAGCTTCACCATCAGCAGAGACATCTACGACCTCAAGTGCCTGCCCGGGCCCACACTGCCCACCGTGGGCTCCCTGCACGTCCTGGGTGGCTG CTGGGTCGGCTACGAGAAGGAGGGTTTCCGCGGCCACCAGTACCTGCTGGAGGAAGGGGAGTACCGGGACTGGAGGCAGTGGGGTGGCTACAGCAAGGAGCTGATGTCCTTACGGCTGATACGGACG GACTTCTCCGACCCGGTGCTGGTCCTCTTTGAGGCCATGGACTTCGAGGAGGGCCCAAGCGTGGAGCTGAGCGAGGCGCTGCCCGACACGCAGCTGGCTGGTTACGGCACCGTCACCCAGTCCATCCATGTGCTGAGCGGCGT GTGGGTGGCCTATGAGGGCACCAACTTCTCGGGCGAGCAGTACATCCTGGAGAAGGGGGTGTACCGCAGCTGTGAGGACTGGGGTGCCACCGACTGCCGCATCGCCTCGGCGCAGCCCATCCTGCAG GTTGGGGAACACAACCTCCATTTCGTCTCCAAG ATCCTGCTCTTCTCTGAGCCTGACTTCTTAGGGGAACACGTCGCCTTTGAGGAGGACCAGGACGCCCTGCCTGCCGCCTTCGTCCCACGCTCCTGCAGAGTCCGTGGAGGCAG CTGGATCCTGTTCGATGGGCAGGCCTTTGCCGGGGAGCAGCACGTGCTGTCAGAGGGAGAGTACCCCACGCTCAGCGCCATGGGCTGCCTCTCCTCCACCACCATCCGCTCCTTGAAGAAGGTCCCGGTG TTCTTCTCGGAGCCCTCCATCTTCCTGCACGGGCTGGAGTGTTTCGAGGGGAAGGAGATCGAGCTGAACAACGAAGTGCGgagcctgcaggcagagggTTTCAACAACCACGTGCTGTCGGTGCGCGTCAAAGGCGGGAT CTGGGTGCTGTGTGAACACGGTGACTTCCGAGGGCGCCAGTGGCTGCTGGACTGCACCGAAATCACCAACTGGCTGACGTACAGCGGGCTGCAGCATGTGGGGTCCCTCTACCCCATCCGCCAG agaCGCATCTACTTCCGCATCAGGaacagggagctggagctgtaCCTCTCGGTGCCTGATGATGTGGAGGACATGAAAGCGGGGCGGGTGGTGGTCTCCAGCCTGAGCGAGGAGAGCAGCTCCATCTGGTACTACGAGGACGGGCTGATCAAAAACCAG GTGGCTCCCAACATGAGCCTGCAGGTCATCGGGCCGGCCGGGAAGGGCGCGAAGGCCGTGCTGTGGTCCAAAAACCGGATGCCACGTCAGACCTGGAGCATCGATTCTCAGGGACGAATCCACAGCCAGATGTTTGAAGACATGATCCTCGATATAAAGG GTGGCCGATCCTATGACCGGGACCACGCCATCGTTTGGGATGTGGCCGAGGAAAGACCCACTCAGACCTGGGACATCGAGGTGCTGTGA